Proteins encoded by one window of Arachis ipaensis cultivar K30076 chromosome B04, Araip1.1, whole genome shotgun sequence:
- the LOC107637530 gene encoding basic 7S globulin 2-like produces the protein MNLVIALDQNALWYDCDSHYNSSSYTPVSCDDSTYCPGQASGCFNCHGAPHKPGCTDNTCGYYAANPFVNATPFFSGDLGKDLLYLPQVKIPRRFLSGCVVSDLRPNMLPLLGGLVKGSKGMLGFGRNSNLALPIQISSIYNVIPKFAICLPSSEKSIGNVFIGGTPYGLNSVPNRVAFAIPADPDSNEYFINVNSIKIDGQVVKVSGKGFNGTTKFSTLSNFSVLHGSIYKPFVKDFVTHAEAMKMKRVEAVKPFGACFDGKSIGRKNGVPDVPGVSLVLDENQGVNYEINGHNSMVEVNKDVMCLAFVDGGKETKTGIVIGGYQMEDRILEFDLSTSILRFSNSLLLHYNASCSNPSSLNF, from the coding sequence ATGAACTTGGTCATTGCTCTTGACCAAAATGCCCTTTGGTACGACTGCGACTCTCACTACAACTCATCATCCTACACTCCGGTGAGCTGCGACGATTCCACTTACTGTCCAGGACAAGCTTCAGGATGCTTTAACTGCCATGGCGCTCCACATAAGCCAGGCTGCACCGACAACACCTGCGGTTACTATGCTGCTAACCCTTTCGTTAACGCCACACCCTTTTTCTCCGGTGActtgggtaaggatcttttgtacTTGCCTCAGGTTAAGATTCCACGGAGATTCCTCTCCGGCTGCGTCGTATCGGATCTCCGCCCTAACATGCTCCCACTCCTTGGGGGTCTTGTTAAAGGCAGCAAGGGGATGTTAGGGTTTGGAAGAAACTCGAACCTTGCATTGCCAATTCAAATCTCATCAATTTACAATGTTATTCCCAAGTTTGCGATTTGTTTACCGTCTTCGGAGAAATCCATTGGAAATGTCTTCATTGGTGGAACACCCTATGGTCTCAACTCTGTTCCTAACCGCGTTGCTTTTGCTATCCCTGCTGATCCTGATTCTAACGAATACTTCATTAATGTCAACTCCATCAAAATCGATGGCCAAGTTGTCAAAGTTTCCGGCAAGGGTTTCAATGGCACCACCAAATTCAGTACCTTGAGCAATTTCAGTGTGTTGCATGGTTCCATATACAAGCCATTTGTTAAAGATTTCGTGACACATGCAGAAGCAATGAAGATGAAGAGAGTTGAAGCAGTGAAGCCTTTTGGAGCGTGCTTTGATGGAAAAAGCATTGGAAGAAAGAATGGGGTACCGGATGTGCCAGGTGTCAGTCTGGTattggatgagaatcaaggagTGAATTATGAGATAAATGGACACAACTCAATGGTTGAAGTGAATAAGGATGTGATGTGTTTGGCATTTGTGGATGGTGGGAAAGAAACTAAGACTGGAATAGTGATTGGAGGGTATCAAATGGAGGATAGGATATTGGAGTTTGATCTCAGCACTTCAATACTCAGATTCAGTAACTCTCTCCTGCTTCATTACAATGCAAGTTGTTCAAATCCATcatctttaaatttttaa
- the LOC107638593 gene encoding basic 7S globulin, which produces MASSSSLFLLLSFLFFTLFHVQISASSLILPVTKDSATLQYLTTLSYGTPLVPTNLVLDLGGSNLWIDCASRNAPSSSSISVPHRSIQCLTAKSHEIETQAWVTSLSNPEELDQPCQILSQNSITGTKSSEGELVQDLIALKRWKLEEEEGPKSQILFACSPTLLLKGLASGAKGIAGLGKSRSSFTSQIFDSLTTQRKMSFCVSSSSGVVVFGNMGYEFQPSDEILRSLTFTPLVTTTNNQKNPNSQEYFINVNSVKIGGKKVSFNTPSLSQDGNGAMLSTVVPFTTLHSSIYEIFESAFLKAALAMNMAKVEALAPFGLCFSSEGNPSVPIIDFVLQSEMVKWSIHGRNSMVQVNEKVMCLGFLDGGVDAKNNIVIGGFQLEDVLVQIDLDTNMVGFSNSLLMKQTSCSDFKRLASSMVAAE; this is translated from the coding sequence atggcttcttcttcctctctctttcttctcctttcctttcttttcttcacccTCTTCCATGTTCAGATCTCAGCTTCTTCTCTGATTCTCCCTGTAACAAAAGACTCTGCAACGCTTCAATACTTGACCACACTCTCTTATGGAACCCCTCTTGTTCCCACAAACCTTGTTCTGGATCTTGGGGGTTCCAACCTCTGGATCGATTGTGCATCGAGGAACGCCCCGTCTTCTTCCTCAATCTCTGTTCCTCACCGTTCGATTCAGTGCCTCACGGCGAAAAGCCACGAAATTGAGACTCAGGCATGGGTCACAAGCCTCTCAAACCCTGAAGAACTTGACCAGCCATGTCAAATTCTCTCTCAAAACAGCATCACCGGAACAAAATCCTCGGAGGGTGAGCTCGTTCAGGACCTCATAGCACTGAAAAGGTGGaagcttgaagaagaagaaggaccaAAGAGTCAGATTCTCTTTGCTTGTTCACCAACACTTCTCTTGAAGGGTTTAGCGAGTGGTGCCAAGGGAATTGCAGGTCTTGGAAAATCTCGAAGTTCATTCACATCACAGATCTTTGATTCTCTTACAACTCAAAGAAAGATGAGTTTTTGTGTCTCATCTTCATCTGGGGTTGTCGTTTTTGGTAACATGGGTTATGAATTTCAACCATCTGATGAAATTCTCAGATCTTTAACCTTCACACCCCTTGTGACCACCACCAACAACCAGAAGAACCCTAATTCACAGGAGTATTTCATCAACGTCAATTCCGTCAAAATCGGTGGGAAAAAGGTTTCCTTTAACACGCCATCGCTGTCACAAGATGGCAATGGAGCTATGTTGAGTACGGTTGTGCCTTTCACAACTTTGCACAGTTCAATCTATGAGATTTTTGAGAGTGCTTTCTTGAAAGCTGCTTTGGCCATGAACATGGCAAAGGTGGAAGCTTTAGCACCTTTTGGTCTTTGTTTCAGTTCTGAGGGGAACCCAAGTGTGCCAATTATTGACTTTGTGCTTCAGAGTGAGATGGTGAAGTGGAGCATCCATGGAAGGAACTCAATGGTGCAGGTCAACGAAAAGGTTATGTGCTTAGGGTTCTTGGATGGTGGTGTGGATGCAAAGAATAATATTGTGATTGGAGGATTTCAATTGGAGGATGTTTTGGTTCAGATTGATCTTGATActaacatggttggattcagcaATTCACTTTTGATGAAGCAAACTAGTTGTTCTGATTTCAAGAGGCTTGCTTCTTCCATGGTTGCAGCAGAATGA
- the LOC107637531 gene encoding basic 7S globulin-like, translated as MATTTFAINFFILSIISLFSVPCLLAASPPHSPYLLPIKKDPSTNLFYTTLAIGTPSKSFNLAIDLAGENLWYYCDKNYNSSSYSPISCDSKSCPEDAIGCISCTSGPFKPGCTNNTCGASAINQLAKFIFGGGYGEDIIVISQMKVHGLISACIEAEGFTSGSPLEGLPKSTKGILGLSRSQLALPNQLALENKVQPKFSICLPSSNKLGYTNLMVESIDGSVSKFVQTTPLIINPVSTGAVSVKGVPSKEYFIDVKSVKIDGNVLNIKPSQLSIDKKGNGGTKISTMSPFTELQSSVYKPFVRDFVKKALDIKMKRVASVAPFEACFDSRTIKKSVTGFVVPTIDLVLQGGVQWRIHGANSMVMAKENVACLAFVDGGTEPRMSFVKASIVIGGYQLVDNLLVFDLDSSKLSFSSSLLLHNASCSHL; from the coding sequence ATGGCTACTACAACTTTTGCTATCAACTTCTTCATCCTATCAATAATCTCTCTTTTCTCAGTTCCATGCTTATTAGCAGCATCACCACCACATTCTCCCTATCTCCTTCCAATCAAGAAAGACCCTTCAACCAACCTCTTCTACACCACACTTGCCATAGGAACACCATCAAAGAGCTTCAATCTAGCCATTGATCTTGCAGGGGAAAACCTCTGGTATTACTGTGACAAGAACTACAATTCATCATCCTACAGCCCTATCAGCTGCGACTCAAAATCATGCCCTGAAGATGCAATCGGCTGCATTAGCTGCACCAGCGGTCCCTTCAAACCGGGCTGCACAAACAACACTTGTGGTGCCTCTGCAATCAACCAACTAGCCAAGTTCATCTTTGGTGGTGGTTATGGTGAAGATATAATAGTCATTTCTCAAATGAAAGTTCATGGCTTGATTTCGGCCTGCATTGAAGCCGAAGGATTCACTTCCGGTTCCCCTCTAGAAGGTTTACCTAAGAGCACTAAAGGGATCTTAGGCCTTTCAAGATCACAACTTGCATTACCAAATCAACTTGCATTGGAAAACAAGGTTCAACCCAAATTTTCTATCTGCTTaccttcttcaaacaagttaGGATACACCAATTTAATGGTTGAATCCATTGATGGGTCAGTGTCCAAATTTGTCCAAACCACACCATTGATCATCAACCCTGTTTCAACCGGTGCTGTTTCTGTCAAGGGCGTACCCTCTAAGGAATACTTCATTGATGTCAAATCAGTTAAGATTGATGGCAATGTTTTGAACATCAAGCCTTCACAGTTGTCCATTGACAAAAAGGGAAATGGTGGCACCAAAATCAGCACAATGAGTCCTTTTACTGAGCTACAAAGCTCTGTGTATAAGCCTTTCGTTCGAGATTTTGTTAAGAAGGCTTTGGATATAAAAATGAAGAGAGTTGCTTCAGTTGCACCATTTGAGGCATGCTTTGATTCTAGAACTATTAAGAAATCTGTCACTGGATTTGTTGTTCCTACCATTGATCTTGTGTTACAAGGGGGAGTGCAATGGAGAATTCATGGTGCAAATTCAATGGTAATGGCAAAGGAGAATGTGGCATGTCTTGCATTTGTTGATGGAGGGACAGAACCAAGAATGTCATTTGTGAAAGCATCAATTGTCATTGGAGGGTATCAGTTGGTTGATAATCTTTTAGTCTTTGATTTGGATTCATCAAAATTAAGCTTCAGTTCCTCACTTTTGCTCCATAATGCAAGTTGCTCCCACTTATGA
- the LOC107637532 gene encoding basic 7S globulin, with protein MATTSFAINFFILSIISLISLPCLSASSHSPFLLPIKKDYSTNLFYTTLAIGTPSKSFNLAIDLAGENLWYDCDKNYNSSSYSPITCDSKSCPKDANGCVGCNGAFKPGCTNNTCGATTINQLAKFIFGGGYGEDIIVISQMKVHGLISACIEAEGFTSGSPLEGLPRNTKGILGLSRSQLALPNQLALENKVQPKFSICLPSSNKLGYTNLMVESIDGSVSKFVQTTPLIINPVSTGAVSVKGVPSKEYFIDVKSVKIDGNVLNIKPSLLSIDNKGNGGTKISTISPFTELQSSVYKPFIRDFVKKALDRKMKRVASVAPFEACFDSRTIKKSVTGFVVPTIDLVLQGGVQWRIHGANSMVMAKENVACLAFVDGGTEPRMSFVKASIVVGGYQLVDNLLVFDLDSSKLSFSSSLLLHNASCSH; from the coding sequence ATGGCTACTACATCTTTTGCCATCAATTTTTTCATCCTATCAATAATATCTCTTATCTCACTTCCATGCTTATCAGCATCATCACACTCTCCCTTTCTCCTTCCAATCAAGAAAGATTATTCAACCAACCTCTTCTACACCACACTTGCCATAGGAACACCATCAAAGAGCTTCAATCTAGCCATTGATCTTGCAGGAGAGAATCTTTGGTATGACTGTGACAAAAACTACAATTCATCATCCTACAGCCCTATCACCTGTGACTCAAAATCATGCCCCAAAGACGCAAATGGCTGCGTTGGCTGCAATGGTGCATTCAAGCCAGGATGCACAAACAACACTTGTGGTGCCACAACAATCAACCAACTAGCAAAGTTCATCTTTGGTGGTGGTTATGGTGAAGATATAATAGTCATTTCTCAAATGAAAGTTCATGGCTTGATTTCGGCCTGCATTGAAGCCGAAGGATTCACTTCCGGTTCCCCTCTAGAAGGTTTACCTAGGAACACTAAAGGGATCTTAGGCCTTTCAAGATCACAACTTGCATTACCAAATCAACTTGCATTGGAAAACAAGGTTCAACCCAAATTTTCTATCTGcttgccttcttcaaacaagttaGGATACACCAATTTAATGGTTGAATCCATTGATGGGTCAGTGTCCAAATTTGTCCAAACCACACCATTGATCATCAACCCTGTTTCAACCGGTGCTGTTTCTGTCAAGGGCGTACCCTCTAAGGAATACTTCATTGATGTCAAATCAGTTAAGATTGATGGCAATGTTTTGAACATCAAGCCTTCACTCTTGTCCATTGACAACAAGGGAAATGGTGGCACCAAAATCAGCACAATTAGTCCTTTTACTGAGCTACAAAGCTCTGTGTATAAGCCTTTCATTCGAGATTTCGTTAAGAAGGCTTTGGATAGAAAAATGAAGAGAGTTGCTTCAGTTGCACCATTTGAGGCATGCTTTGATTCTAGAACTATTAAGAAATCTGTCACTGGATTTGTTGTTCCAACCATTGATCTTGTGCTACAAGGGGGAGTGCAATGGAGAATTCATGGTGCAAATTCAATGGTAATGGCAAAGGAGAATGTGGCATGTCTTGCATTTGTTGATGGAGGGACAGAACCAAGAATGTCATTTGTGAAAGCATCAATTGTCGTTGGAGGGTATCAGTTGGTTGATAATCTTTTGGTCTTTGATTTGGATTCATCAAAATTAAGCTTCAGCTCCTCGCTTTTGCTCCATAATGCAAGTTGTTCCCACTAA